The Myxocyprinus asiaticus isolate MX2 ecotype Aquarium Trade chromosome 26, UBuf_Myxa_2, whole genome shotgun sequence genome has a window encoding:
- the LOC127417104 gene encoding extracellular calcium-sensing receptor-like, which translates to MFFILYTLLLFHHLQVKAEKTICEMIGDPKYPLLSKNGDITIGGIFAIHSKETLPSFQFTQKPQLLSCSSVTLRDFRLAQIMIFAIEEINRSRSFLPNVSIGYTIYDTCGSRLSSMSATMSLMNDQDFAAGDRCKGQSPIHAIIGETESSATVILSRTTGPFKIPVISHSASCECLSNRKDYPSFFRTIASDYHQGRALAHIVKYLGWSWVGTVNSDNDYGNNGMAIFLNAIKKDGICVEYSEKFYRTEPEKLLKVVDIMKKGTAKVIVAFVSFLEMGLLIEQLSIQNITGLQVIGVEGWVASNNYITPKSFRVLGGALGVALRKINIEGFSNYVINTFWDTAFPCTERAENSSQYAISCNRYQDLLMLKNYNEDVPEHRYSSNVYKAVYAVAYALHSLLKCKEHEGCEKDLTIQPQQVVEALKKVNFTVKFGDHVWFDSTGAAVAQYEVVNWQQDSDGSFQFKPVGYYDASLPPHQRFHLNTENIIWAGGQLEKPRSVCSESCPPGTRKAAQKGRPVCCYDCIPCADGEISNETDSSNCKQCPGEYWSNTEKNECILKAVEFLSFTEVMGIVLVFFSLFGVGLTLLVAILFYSKKDTPIVKANNSELSFLLLFSLTLCFLCSLTFIGRPTEWSCMLRHTVFGITFVLCLSCILGKTIVVLMAFRATLPGINVMKWFGPAQQRLSVLAFTLIQVLICVLWLTISPPFPYKNMKYYKEKIILECSLGSTIGFSSVLGYIGILALLCFILAFLARTLPDNFNEAKFITFSMLIFCAVWITFIPAYVSSPGKFTVAVEIFAILASSFGLLFCIFIPKCYIILFKPELNTKQHMMGKTPSKSC; encoded by the exons ATGTTTTTCATTCTCTACACACTCCTGCTTTTCCATCATCTTCAGGTAAAGGCGGAAAAGACAATTTGCGAAATGATTGGAGACCCTAAATACCCACTGCTGTCCAAGAATGGAGACATAACTATTGGAGGAATTTTTGCAATCCACAGCAAAGAAACATTACCTTCATTTCAGTTTACACAAAAACCTCAGCTTCTATCATGCTCCAG TGTGACTCTGAGAGATTTTCGGCTGGCACAGATAATGATCTTTGCCATTGAGGAGATTAACAGAAGTCGAAGTTTTCTTCCAAATGTTTCTATTGGttacacaatttatgatacatgTGGTTCTAGGCTGTCTTCAATGAGTGCAACTATGTCGCTGATGAATGATCAGGACTTTGCAGCAGGGGACAGATGTAAAGGACAATCTCCTATACATGCTATCATAGGGGAAACTGAGTCTTCTGCTACAGTAATTCTGTCCAGAACTACAGGACCTTTTAAAATTCCAGTG ATAAGCCACTCAGCCTCATGTGAATGTCTTAGTAATCGGAAAGATTATCCCTCTTTCTTCAGGACTATTGCTAGTGATTACCACCAGGGGAGAGCACTTGCACACATAGTCAAGTACTTAGGTTGGTCTTGGGTGGGAACAGTGAACAGTGACAATGACTATGGAAACAATGGAATGGCCATATTTCTGAATGCTATCAAGAAGGACGGCATTTGTGTAGAGTACTCTGAGAAATTCTACCGAACAGAGCCTGAAAAACTACTAAAAGTGGTGGACATAATGAAAAAAGGCACAGCAAAAGTGATTGTTGCATTTGTTTCATTTCTTGAGATGGGATTATTAATTGAGCAGCTCAGTATTCAGAACATTACAGGCCTCCAAGTGATTGGCGTTGAGGGATGGGTAGCTTCAAATAACTATATCACTCCAAAAAGTTTTCGTGTGCTTGGGGGGGCACTGGGGGTTGCACTGAGGAAAATCAACATTGAAGGGTTTTCAAATTATGTTATAAACACATTTTGGGACACAGCTTTTCCATGCACAGAGAGAGCTGAGAATTCTTCACAATATGCAATAAGTTGCAACAGATATCAGGATTTACTCATGCTGAAAAATTACAATGAAGATGTACCTGAGCACAGATATTCAAGCAATGTCTACAAAGCAGTGTATGCTGTGGCTTATGCACTACACAGTCTACTCAAGTGCAAAGAACATGAAGGTTGTGAGAAAGACCTTACAATACAACCACAGCAG GTCGTTGAGGCTCTGAAAAAAGTAAATTTCACAGTAAAGTTTGGAGATCATGTGTGGTTTGACAGCACTGGTGCAGCAGTAGCTCAATATGAAGTCGTGAACTGGCAGCAGGACTCGGATGGATCATTCCAATTTAAACCAGTTGGCTACTATGATGCCTCACTGCCCCCTCACCAGCGCTTTCATCTTAACACTGAAAACATAATTTGGGCTGGAGGACAGCTGGAG AAACCAAGGTCTGTGTGCAGTGAGAGCTGTCCACCAGGCACAAGAAAAGCTGCCCAGAAAGGAAGACCTGTTTGCTGCTATGACTGTATTCCATGTGCAGATGGAGAAATCAGTAATGAGACAG ATTCAAGTAACTGCAAGCAGTGTCCAGGGGAATACTGGTCTAATACTgagaaaaatgaatgcattttaaagGCTGTAGAGTTTCTTTCATTCACAGAAGTTATGGGTATAGTGCTAGTATTTTTCTCACTGTTTGGAGTAGGATTAACTTTGCTGGTGGCTATCCTGTTTTACAGCAAGAAGGACACCCCCATAGTAAAAGCCAATAACTCAGAACTGAGCTTCCTGCTGCTCTTCTCACTGACTTTGTGTTTTCTCTGTTCACTTACTTTCATTGGTCGGCCCACTGAGTGGTCATGTATGTTACGTCACACAGTGTTTGGGATCACTTTTGTCCTCTGTCTCTCCTGTATTCTAGGGAAAACAATAGTGGTGTTAATGGCCTTCAGGGCTACACTTCCAGGAATTAATGTCATGAAATGGTTTGGGCCTGCACAACAACGACTCAGTGTTCTTGCATTTACACTCATACAGGTTCTTATTTGTGTGCTTTGGCTAACAATATCTCCTCCTTTTCCctataaaaatatgaaatactaTAAGGAAAAGATCATACTTGAGTGCAGTCTGGGTTCTACTATAGGTTTCTCTTCTGTACTGGGTTATATTGGCATACTGGCTTTGTTGTGCTTCATTTTGGCTTTTCTGGCTCGCACGCTGCCTGATAACTTCAATGAAGCCAAATTCATCACATTCAGTATGCTCATATTCTGTGCTGTATGGATCACATTTATCCCAGCTTATGTCAGTTCTCCTGGAAAATTTACTGTAGCTGTGGAGATATTTGCCATTTTGGCCTCAAGCTTTGGCTTACTTTTCTGCATATTCATACCAAAATGTTATATTATCCTCTTTAAGCCTGAACTAAATACAAAGCAACATATGATGGGAAAGACTCCATCGAAGTCCTGTTAA
- the LOC127416643 gene encoding extracellular calcium-sensing receptor produces MLLLATILMIINFTASAEQPECRAYGSDELLHFSKEGDVSIGGIFSFHQNPVGVNPTLLINPGNIGCYGLDLGELQYAMTMMFAIEQINNSTDLLPSFTLGYRIYGSCPSIPLSVRASLSLMNGQMEAEESCLNSSTVQAVIGDTTSTSTIDIARNMGPFKIPVLSHSATCACLSNRQQYPSFFRTIPSDYYQSRALAKLVKYFGWTWVGAVRSRGDYGNNGMATFLEAAEKEGICVEYSVAIYRTDSREKFLEVVDIIKKSTSKVIVAFADGNDLDILIKELYNQNVTGFQWVGSEGWITYKYLATPMNYAVVRGAVGFAVPNAHIPGLREFIVSSRPSLRPGNKGLVELWESVFDCTLNPNANNASKICNGEESLVNTYTGFTDVSDASLLNNVYKAVYAIAHAIEGILACEKGRGPFLNKTCAEKGKIQPWQVLHYLTQVNFTTKNGENVYFDEHGDPAARYALVNWQMNYEGIIIFEATGLYDASWPEGQQIKMKYNNAVWAGNEKNVPRSVCSENCLPGTRRAYVKGKPICCFDCIPCADGEFSNTTNAVTCVPCPLEYKSNGNRTQCELKNIEFLTFKEVMGNILVTCSLCGGCLTITTSFIFFYHRHTPIVKANNSELSFLLLFSLTLCFLCSLTFICRPTEWSCMLRHTAFGITFVLCISCVLGKTIVVLMAFKATLPGSNIMKRFGPAQQRLGVLAFTLIQVLICVLWLTISPPFPYKNMNHYKDKIILECDSGSAIGFWAVLGYIGLLAILCFILAFLARKLPNNFNEAKFITFSMLIFCAVWITFIPAYVSSPGKISVAVEIFAILASSYGMLFCIFIPKCYIILLKPDMNSKKLLMGKASSRIL; encoded by the exons ATGCTGTTGCTTGCAACAATTTTGATGATTATCAATTTTACTGCCAGTGCTGAACAACCTGAATGTAGAGCTTATGGATCAGATGAGCTGCTTCATTTTTCAAAAGAGGGTGATGTCTCTATTGGGGGCATTTTTTCATTTCACCAAAATCCAGTTGGTGTAAATCCAACGCTCTTAATCAATCCAGGAAACATTGGGTGTTATGg ACTTGATCTTGGAGAGCTGCAGTATGCAATGACAATGATGTTTGCAATTGAGCAAATAAACAACAGCACAGATCTTCTTCCTAGCTTCACACTTGGCTACCGCATCTATGGCTCTTGCCCAAGTATCCCTCTCTCTGTTAGAGCATCACTATCTCTGATGAATGGACAAATGGAGGCAGAAGAGAGCTGTCTAAATTCCTCTACTGTGCAAGCTGTGATTGGGGATACTACGTCCACATCAACTATAGACATTGCTAGGAACATGGGACCATTTAAAATACCTGTG CTTAGCCATTCAGCAACCTGTGCATGTCTCAGCAATAGACAACAGTATCCCTCCTTCTTCAGGACTATTCCCAGTGATTACTATCAAAGCAGAGCTCTGGCCAAACTGGTCAAGTATTTTGGCTGGACCTGGGTGGGGGCTGTGAGAAGCAGGGGAGACTACGGCAACAATGGTATGGCCACTTTCCTAGAAGCAGCTGAGAAAGAGGGCATCTGTGTAGAGTACTCAGTGGCCATTTACAGAACTGATTCAAGGGAGAAGTTTTTGGAAGTTGTAGACATAATTAAAAAGTCAACATCTAAAGTCATAGTGGCCTTTGCAGATGGCAATGATCTGGACATCCTCATTAAAGAGCTTTACAACCAAAATGTAACTGGCTTTCAGTGGGTTGGAAGTGAAGGCTGGATAACTTACAAATATCTAGCAACCCCAATGAACTATGCTGTAGTCAGGGGAGCAGTTGGCTTTGCTGTGCCCAATGCCCATATTCCTGGATTAAGGGAGTTTATTGTGAGTAGCCGGCCCTCCTTGAGACCAGGTAACAAAGGACTGGTTGAGCTGTGGGAAAGTGTGTTTGACTGCACTTTAAACCCAAACGCAAATAATGCCTCCAAGATATGCAATGGAGAGGAGTCCCTAGTGAATACATACACAGGTTTCACAGATGTATCTGATGCTAGCCTTCTTAACAATGTATACAAGGCAGTATATGCCATTGCTCATGCTATAGAAGGAATACTGGCCTGTGAGAAAGGGAGGGGACCATTCCTCAACAAGACATGTGCAGAGAAAGGGAAAATACAGCCTTGGCAG GTGCTGCATTATCTGACCCAGGTGaactttacaactaaaaatgGGGAAAATGTTTACTTTGATGAGCATGGTGACCCAGCTGCACGTTATGCTCTGGTTAATTGGCAGATGAACTATGAAGGAATAATAATATTTGAGGCCACTGGCTTGTATGATGCATCCTGGCCTGAGGGACAACAgattaaaatgaaatataacaATGCAGTATGGGCaggaaatgaaaaaaat gtgcccCGGTCTGTGTGTAGTGAGAACTGCCTTCCAGGCACCCGCAGGGCCTATGTGAAAGGAAAACCCATCTGCTGCTTTGACTGCATTCCATGTGCTGATGGAGAGTTCAGCAACACCACAA ATGCAGTAACATGTGTTCCATGCCCTCTTGAGTACAAATCAAATGGAAACAGAACTCAATGTGAACTCAAAAACATTGAATTCCTGACCTTTAAAGAAGTAATGGGTAATATACTAGTGACATGCTCTTTGTGTGGTGGATGTCTTACCATCACAACAAGCTTCATTTTCTTCTACCACAGACATACTCCAATAGTAAAGGCCAACAACTCAGAGCTGAGCTTCCTGCTGCTCTTCTCACTGACTCTGTGTTTCCTCTGTTCACTTACTTTCATCTGTCGTCCTACTGAGTGGTCCTGTATGTTGCGTCACACAGCGTTTGGCATCACTTTTGTCCTCTGTATCTCCTGTGTTCTGGGGAAAACAATTGTGGTTTTAATGGCCTTCAAGGCTACACTTCCAGGAAGCAATATCATGAAAAGGTTTGGGCCTGCACAACAACGACTCGGTGTTCTTGCTTTTACTCTCATACAAGTGCTTATTTGTGTGTTATGGTTAACAATCTCACCACCATTTCCCTATAAAAACATGAATCATTATAAAGACAAAATAATTCTTGAGTGTGATTCAGGCTCAGCTATAGGTTTCTGGGCTGTGCTGGGTTATATTGGCCTACTGGCTATCTTGTGCTTCATTCTGGCTTTTCTGGCTCGTAAGCTGCCCAATAACTTCAATGAAGCCAAATTCATCACATTCAGTATGCTCATTTTCTGTGCTGTTTGGATCACATTTATCCCAGCTTATGTTAGCTCTCCTGGAAAAATTTCTGTAGCTGTGGAGATATTTGCAATTTTAGCCTCTAGTTATGGTATGTTATTTTGTATATTCATTCCCAAATGCTACATAATTTTACTAAAACCAGACATGAACTCTAAAAAACTTTTGATGGGAAAAGCTTCTTCAAGGATCCTCTGA
- the LOC127417103 gene encoding extracellular calcium-sensing receptor, translated as MIIFGFLLLCSIEAKGEEANCSMIGKPEYPLLSKDGDIIIGGAFSIHSKIHLETPSFTEKPHRLMCTSLNLREFRFAQTMIFATEEINSKRNLLPNISVGYQIFDSCGSTLASIRSSMALINGQELTAEQTCSGKTAVKAIIGESESSSTIVLSRATGPFQIPVISHFATCACLSNRKQFPSFFRTIPSDYYQSRALAQLVKHFGWTWVGAVRSDNDYGNNGMATFVEVAKREGVCIEYSEAILRTNSKEKIAKVVEVMKKGTANVLVAFLAQGEMDVLLEETIRQNVTGLQWVGSESWITAKYLATERVSNVLGGAIGFTISKSKIPGLKEFLLKVSPSQNPTSSLLREFWEMTFGCHLTPTISSKTENEKFCNGSENLSNISNAFTDVSELRISNNVYKAVYAIAIALHNTLACTTNGACDNTTCGKKDLMVSKQVLHSLQNVNFTMASGERVFFDRNGDPTARYELVNWQKNGAGETSFITVGHYDASLPSEQQFVMNSINIVWAGDSHTKPNSVCSESCQPGFRPAVIKGRPACCFECLRCPSGEIRNTTDSAECIKCPLEYWSNENHSACILKKVEFLSFEENMGILLTAFSLTGVSLTIAVALVFYHFMDTPLIKASNTELSFLLLFSLMLCFLCSLTFIGRPSEWSCMLRHTAFGITFALCMSCVLARTIAVVMAFKATVPGTSVPQCSLPLQRISVFCCTLFQVIICTLWLTLAPPMPYKNFAHSTDKIILECDLGSAIGFWAVLGYIGLLAVLCFILAFLARKLPDNFNEAKFITFSILIFCAVWVTFIPAYVSSPGKFTVAVEIFAILASSFGLFLCIFTPKCYIIILKPEKNTRKHIMGKAHAKSQYT; from the exons ATGATTATCTTTGGGTTCTTGCTGCTCTGCAGCATTGAAGCAAAGGGGGAAGAGGCTAACTGTAGTATGATAGGAAAACCAGAGTACCCCCTGCTGTCAAAGGATGGAGACATTATCATTGGAGGAGCTTTTTCAATTCACAGCAAAATACATTTGGAAACGCCTTCTTTTACTGAAAAACCTCATCGTCTAATGTGCACCAG CCTTAACTTGAGAGAATTCCGCTTTGCTCAGACCATGATCTTTGCCACTGAGGAAATTAACAGCAAGAGGAACTTACTCCCAAACATTTCAGTTGGATACCAAATATTTGACAGCTGTGGTTCAACACTAGCCTCTATAAGGTCATCAATGGCTCTGATAAATGGTCAGGAGTTAACAGCAGAACAAACCTGCTCTGGGAAAACAGCGGTGAAAGCCATTATTGGAGAATCTGAGTCTTCCTCAACCATTGTACTGTCCAGAGCAACAGGGCCCTTTCAGATTCCTGTG ATTAGTCATTTtgctacctgtgcctgcctgagCAACAGAAAGCAGTTTCCTTCTTTCTTTAGAACTATTCCCAGTGATTACTACCAGAGCAGAGCACTGGCTCAGCTAGTCAAACACTTCGGTTGGACATGGGTAGGAGCAGTGAGAAGTGATAATGACTATGGAAACAATGGCATGGCAACCTTTGTAGAGGTAGCCAAAAGAGAAGGAGTATGCATTGAGTATTCCGAGGCCATACTGAGGACAAACTCCAAAGAGAAGATTGCTAAAGTTGTTGAAGTGATGAAAAAGGGCACTGCTAATGTTCTTGTGGCATTTCTGGCACAGGGTGAAATGGATGTGTTGCTAGAGGAGACgatcagacaaaatgtaacagggcTACAGTGGGTTGGCAGTGAATCCTGGATTACAGCGAAGTACTTGGCAACTGAAAGAGTTTCAAATGTGCTCGGTGGTGCAATTGGCTTTACTATCAGCAAGTCAAAAATCCCAGGCCTGAAAGAATTTCTCCTTAAGGTCAGTCCATCTCAGAACCCTACAAGTTCTCTTCTGAGGGAATTTTGGGAGATGACATTTGGATGCCATCTCACACCAACAATTAGCTCTAAAACTGAGAATGAGAAATTTTGCAATGGATCTGAAAATCTGAGCAATATAAGTAATGCATTCACAGATGTATCAGAGCTAAGGATTTCAAATAATGTTTATAAGGCAGTTTATGCTATAGCTATAGCACTGCATAACACACTGGCTTGCACTACAAATGGAGCATGTGATAATACAACATGTGGAAAAAAGGATTTGATGGTTTCCAAACAA GTACTACATTCCCTTCAAAATGTGAATTTCACAATGGCTTCAGGTGAGAGAGTTTTCTTTGACCGAAATGGAGACCCCACTGCAAGATATGAGCTGGTAAACTGGCAGAAAAACGGAGCAGGGGAAACAAGTTTTATCACTGTGGGTCACTATGATGCCTCACTCCCCAGTGAACAGCAGTTTGTGATGAATTCTATCAATATAGTTTGGGCAGGAGACAGCCACACG AAACCGAACTCGGTGTGCAGTGAGAGCTGCCAGCCAGGTTTCAGACCAGCTGTGATCAAAGGGAGACCAGCATGCTGCTTTGAATGTTTGCGGTGCCCTTCTGGAGAAATCCGCAATACTACTG atTCGGCTGAGTGCATCAAATGCCCTTTAGAGTACTGGTCAAATGAAAACCACAGTGCCTGTATTCTCAAGAAGGTGGAGTTTCTTTCATTTGAGGAAAATATGGGAATACTTCTGACTGCATTCTCATTAACGGGGGTATCTTTAACGATTGCAGTTGCACTGGTGTTTTACCACTTTATGGACACACCTCTTATAAAGGCCAGCAATACAGAGCTGAGCTTCCTGCTACTATTTTCACTGATGCTATGTTTTCTCTGTTCACTTACTTTTATAGGGCGGCCCTCTGAGTGGTCCTGTATGCTGCGTCACACAGCATTTGGGATCACTTTTGCCCTTTGTATGTCTTGTGTTCTGGCTAGGACAATAGCAGTGGTAATGGCCTTCAAGGCCACAGTGCCTGGTACAAGTGTTCCTCAGTGTTCATTGCCCTTACAAAGAATTAGTGTTTTCTGTTGCACTCTTTTCCAAGTAATCATATGTACCCTGTGGCTGACGTTAGCTCCTCCAATGCCATATAAAAATTTTGCTCATTCGACTGATAAAATAATACTTGAATGTGATCTAGGCTCAGCTATAGGTTTCTGGGCTGTGCTGGGTTATATTGGCCTACTGGCTGTCTTGTGCTTCATTCTAGCTTTTCTGGCTCGAAAGCTGCCAGATAACTTCAATGAAGCCAAATTCATCACATTTAGTATACTTATTTTTTGTGCTGTTTGGGTTACCTTTATCCCCGCTTATGTCAGTTCTCCTGGAAAATTCACTGTAGCTGTGGAGATATTTGCCATTTTAGCCtctagttttggtttgtttttgtgtatattcacaccAAAATGCTACATTATCATACTTAAGCCAGAAAAAAACACTAGGAAACATATCATGGGAAAAGCACATGCTAAATCACAATATACTTAG